The Paenibacillus uliginis N3/975 genome has a window encoding:
- a CDS encoding Gfo/Idh/MocA family protein translates to MTTTKHAIVIVGYGGMGSYHAKLIKDNNYLEVTGTYDILENRRTASIEAGYPAYESYEEVLSDSAVDVVLIATPNDVHKELALQAFKAGKHVICEKPVTLSVQDFKEMVAAADEAGRVLMVHQNRRWDEDFLTIKQMYNEKTIGDLFRIESRVHGANGIPGDWRHLEQHGGGMLLDWGVHLLDQILFMVDSRITSLSSRLSFILGDEVDDGFEANLQFENGVSAVIEVGTTNFITLPRWYVKGTEGTGVIEDWSLNGRVVSRNQDAVKVEPTPIQAGVGLTKTMAPPSEEATITGTLPEPFRNSSSFFDNFAAVIEGKSEPIVKNEEVLRVLNLIDAVFESGRTGETLKDFDIYPA, encoded by the coding sequence ATGACTACTACTAAACACGCTATCGTCATCGTAGGGTATGGAGGTATGGGAAGTTACCATGCCAAGCTGATCAAGGATAACAATTATCTTGAAGTTACAGGAACGTACGACATCTTGGAAAATCGTCGGACAGCGTCTATTGAAGCAGGTTACCCTGCTTATGAAAGCTACGAAGAGGTACTGAGCGACTCTGCCGTTGATGTAGTCCTCATCGCTACGCCTAACGATGTGCACAAAGAATTGGCACTACAAGCATTTAAAGCCGGCAAGCATGTCATCTGCGAGAAGCCGGTTACCCTTTCCGTTCAAGACTTTAAGGAGATGGTTGCTGCCGCTGATGAAGCAGGCCGAGTGCTGATGGTTCACCAAAACCGCCGTTGGGATGAAGATTTCTTGACGATCAAGCAAATGTATAACGAGAAAACGATTGGGGACCTATTCCGTATTGAATCAAGGGTTCACGGGGCTAACGGCATTCCAGGAGACTGGCGCCATCTCGAGCAACATGGCGGCGGCATGCTCCTCGATTGGGGCGTTCATCTGCTGGATCAAATCCTCTTTATGGTTGACAGCCGGATTACTAGCCTGAGCAGCCGCTTGAGCTTTATTTTGGGCGACGAAGTTGATGACGGCTTTGAAGCTAATCTGCAATTCGAAAATGGGGTATCCGCCGTTATTGAAGTCGGAACGACCAATTTCATCACGCTGCCACGTTGGTATGTCAAGGGAACCGAAGGAACAGGTGTTATTGAGGACTGGTCTTTAAATGGCAGAGTGGTTTCAAGAAATCAGGATGCCGTTAAAGTGGAACCTACTCCGATTCAAGCTGGGGTGGGCCTGACCAAAACGATGGCTCCTCCTTCGGAAGAAGCTACCATCACAGGTACGCTTCCTGAACCGTTCCGTAATTCCAGCAGCTTTTTCGACAACTTTGCGGCTGTCATTGAAGGAAAGAGTGAGCCGATTGTGAAGAACGAGGAAGTGCTGCGTGTACTGAATCTGATTGATGCTGTATTCGAGTCAGGCAGAACGGGAGAAACCTTGAAGGATTTTGATATTTACCCTGCGTAA
- a CDS encoding AraC family transcriptional regulator: MDDLKRGTTFPYGVMFEKQDMLERLDIRIAWGHYEIHVLRFHLTTFSPGKVIDFHNHAEFEFHFIPRGKGRVILEEQAYSLSEGMFYLTGPGVMHYQEADIHEAMDELCLHVDITEKLRIDVDPWEAAEAEECIEKLRKLPLIPAYDSHKAMNCFLEAYHVCDGKFAGYYTSIKQLVISILMKAARAYDSDGIRAEAPVRDMLSYRYQYAIHYMEANYPASLTLENVAEKLNISPRQLQRVFKQMNPKSSFSKALEDIRLEAVCRRLKESSMPIEQIAQSEGFANATYLHAVFRKRLGMTPGAYRKAKTKIMKSDGD, translated from the coding sequence ATGGATGATTTAAAGCGTGGAACCACTTTTCCTTACGGAGTGATGTTTGAGAAGCAGGATATGCTCGAGAGGCTGGACATTCGGATCGCGTGGGGCCATTACGAGATTCATGTTTTGAGATTTCATCTGACCACGTTTTCCCCGGGAAAAGTGATAGATTTTCATAATCATGCTGAATTTGAGTTTCATTTTATCCCGAGAGGTAAGGGGCGGGTGATTCTCGAGGAGCAGGCTTACTCTTTATCGGAGGGGATGTTCTATTTAACGGGCCCTGGCGTCATGCATTATCAGGAGGCGGATATCCATGAAGCTATGGATGAGCTTTGTCTGCATGTCGATATTACGGAGAAACTAAGGATAGATGTTGACCCCTGGGAGGCTGCTGAGGCTGAGGAGTGTATCGAGAAGTTGAGAAAGCTACCGCTCATACCAGCCTATGATTCCCATAAAGCGATGAATTGTTTTCTCGAAGCCTATCATGTGTGTGACGGTAAGTTTGCAGGATATTACACATCGATTAAACAATTGGTCATTAGTATTTTAATGAAGGCCGCAAGAGCTTACGATTCAGATGGAATTCGAGCAGAGGCGCCGGTTCGGGATATGCTTTCTTATCGTTATCAATATGCCATTCATTATATGGAGGCAAATTATCCGGCAAGCCTTACGTTGGAAAATGTGGCTGAGAAACTGAATATCAGCCCAAGGCAGCTGCAAAGGGTTTTTAAGCAGATGAACCCGAAAAGCTCCTTTAGTAAGGCGCTGGAAGATATCCGATTGGAAGCGGTATGCCGCAGGCTGAAAGAAAGCTCGATGCCGATTGAACAAATTGCCCAGTCTGAAGGCTTTGCGAATGCTACCTATTTACATGCGGTGTTCCGCAAGCGTTTGGGCATGACGCCAGGAGCATACCGCAAGGCAAAAACAAAAATAATGAAAAGTGATGGTGATTAG
- a CDS encoding AraC family transcriptional regulator, with translation MDLINTLQVVGCHFDVQPPGWCYPRHHHHLFELLCCLEGEVIQEVNRDNIILRPGDWILIKAGMRHQTMNTSGSQYGYFNVHFDLDVPEIRSMLATAPYRHIPHQEAERTKLSSYVAELERIIQRNQSPEGSETTETFRFEDKLLLQSYTLLIIHDILTLLRELPAPHIPTAREGSLPATDVAHAIEEKLSQGINEETSVASVAKELNLSRSQCSKLFSKVYGLSPRQYISRQKLNSAKELLVTTNLPMTDIAEKLGFRSASHFSRQFRRWTGQSPTDYKPKQ, from the coding sequence ATGGATTTGATCAATACTTTGCAGGTTGTAGGCTGCCATTTCGACGTCCAGCCTCCCGGATGGTGTTATCCGAGACATCACCATCATTTATTCGAGCTGTTATGCTGCCTTGAAGGCGAAGTCATTCAGGAGGTCAACCGTGACAACATTATTTTGCGCCCGGGAGATTGGATTCTGATCAAGGCTGGTATGAGACATCAGACGATGAATACTTCCGGCTCGCAGTACGGATATTTTAATGTGCATTTTGATCTGGATGTTCCCGAAATCCGCAGTATGCTGGCCACTGCTCCGTATCGGCATATCCCTCATCAAGAAGCAGAGCGGACGAAACTAAGCTCCTACGTCGCCGAACTTGAAAGAATCATTCAACGTAACCAGTCTCCAGAAGGCTCTGAAACGACAGAAACTTTCCGGTTTGAAGACAAGCTGCTGCTGCAGTCCTATACCCTTCTTATCATTCATGATATTCTAACCTTGCTGCGCGAGCTTCCTGCACCACACATTCCAACAGCCCGGGAGGGATCTCTGCCAGCAACGGATGTTGCCCATGCTATTGAAGAAAAATTGTCCCAAGGCATAAACGAGGAAACGTCCGTAGCCAGTGTAGCGAAGGAGTTGAATTTAAGCCGCAGCCAATGCAGCAAACTCTTTTCCAAAGTTTATGGTCTGTCCCCAAGACAGTATATAAGCCGCCAAAAGCTCAACTCTGCCAAAGAGCTCCTCGTCACGACCAATCTGCCGATGACAGACATTGCCGAGAAGCTTGGCTTTCGTTCAGCCAGCCATTTCTCCAGACAGTTCCGCCGCTGGACCGGTCAGTCTCCGACCGATTATAAGCCCAAGCAATAA
- a CDS encoding AraC family transcriptional regulator: protein MKRQIHLLTLPQMPFFCFPESVGIYRDEPDHYVFRKAGALNNFNIHYVASGKGYVEIDNQVYELGPGEAVLYLPMQIQHYYSSEDDPWDVRWVHFYGSGLQNYFIERNFHKSQLWSIRQQAAFELAHEALLREAETNRMLDLTHLSTLTYALLAVFVQQASPLSRSKLHTSGKRILELLPMMQQEAAQPFVLEEWAERLGVSTYYFCKLFRNVMEMTPMDFITRCRLQMAKQWLLERKDITIGQIAVDAGYPSVSYFNKRFMEHEGMTPSEYRRLFKV, encoded by the coding sequence ATGAAAAGACAAATTCACCTGCTTACCCTTCCGCAAATGCCGTTTTTCTGTTTCCCGGAATCGGTTGGTATCTATCGGGATGAGCCAGATCACTATGTATTTCGAAAAGCCGGGGCATTGAACAACTTCAATATTCACTATGTCGCTTCTGGTAAAGGGTACGTCGAGATCGATAACCAAGTGTATGAGCTTGGACCGGGAGAAGCGGTATTATATTTACCGATGCAAATTCAGCATTACTACAGCAGTGAAGATGATCCTTGGGACGTTCGCTGGGTGCATTTTTATGGGAGCGGTCTACAAAATTACTTCATTGAGCGAAACTTTCACAAAAGCCAATTGTGGAGTATTCGCCAGCAAGCCGCTTTTGAACTCGCCCATGAAGCACTGCTTCGCGAGGCTGAAACAAACCGTATGTTGGATTTGACGCATCTGTCGACACTTACTTACGCTTTACTTGCCGTATTCGTTCAGCAGGCCTCACCGTTATCACGGAGTAAACTGCATACGTCTGGCAAGCGTATTCTGGAGCTGCTGCCCATGATGCAACAAGAGGCGGCTCAGCCGTTCGTTTTGGAGGAATGGGCGGAACGGCTCGGTGTCAGTACGTACTATTTCTGTAAGCTGTTCCGGAATGTAATGGAGATGACGCCGATGGATTTCATCACTCGCTGCCGGCTTCAAATGGCGAAGCAGTGGCTGCTGGAACGAAAGGATATTACGATCGGGCAGATTGCTGTAGATGCCGGTTATCCAAGCGTGAGTTATTTTAACAAAAGGTTTATGGAGCATGAGGGAATGACGCCATCGGAGTATAGACGGTTGTTTAAGGTGTAA
- a CDS encoding Gfo/Idh/MocA family protein: protein MSRKLKWGILGCASIAKRAVIPGLQESKFNEVSAIASRDIDKSKSTAEEFNIPEAYGSYEALLEDPDIDAVYIPLPNHLHKEWSIRAAEAGKHILCEKPLALTAREAAEMAEAAAKAGVILSEAFMYRYHPRYDMIKDLLNSGSIGQIRAIHSSFTFNNAADTQNVRYRKDWGGGSIYDVGCYPIHAARLLLDQEPEAVTVQAFFSPEHDDVDMMASGLIEFGNAVSLTFDCGMWAAFRNPLEVLGTEGSIEVPYAYSIPAGGDHFYLNKNGERQLIAISEANAYSEQGDHLADVILNNAPLRFGTEDAISNMKVIDACLLSARERIRVTL, encoded by the coding sequence ATGAGTCGCAAACTTAAATGGGGTATACTGGGCTGCGCCAGCATCGCGAAACGGGCGGTCATTCCAGGTCTCCAGGAATCCAAGTTCAATGAAGTATCTGCCATCGCCAGCCGCGATATAGACAAATCCAAATCTACAGCAGAAGAATTCAATATTCCAGAAGCATACGGTAGCTACGAAGCTCTGCTGGAGGACCCTGATATCGACGCTGTATACATACCGCTTCCGAACCATCTGCATAAAGAATGGAGCATTCGGGCAGCGGAAGCAGGCAAGCATATTCTATGCGAGAAGCCGCTTGCGTTAACGGCGCGTGAAGCAGCTGAAATGGCGGAAGCGGCAGCAAAAGCTGGTGTCATCCTGTCCGAAGCTTTCATGTATCGTTATCATCCGCGCTATGACATGATCAAGGACCTGCTAAATTCAGGCTCCATTGGCCAGATTCGCGCCATACACAGTTCATTTACATTCAACAATGCGGCGGACACTCAAAATGTTCGCTATCGAAAAGATTGGGGAGGCGGTTCAATCTACGATGTTGGCTGTTACCCTATTCACGCTGCCCGTCTTTTGTTGGATCAGGAACCTGAAGCTGTTACCGTCCAAGCGTTCTTCTCTCCAGAGCATGATGATGTCGATATGATGGCCTCCGGACTGATCGAATTTGGCAATGCTGTGTCACTAACGTTTGATTGCGGCATGTGGGCAGCGTTCCGAAACCCGCTTGAAGTCCTCGGAACGGAAGGAAGCATCGAAGTTCCTTACGCCTACAGCATACCGGCAGGCGGCGACCATTTTTACCTGAACAAAAACGGTGAACGACAACTAATAGCGATCTCTGAGGCAAACGCTTACAGTGAGCAAGGAGATCATCTGGCCGATGTTATCTTGAATAACGCACCACTGCGTTTTGGAACAGAAGACGCGATCAGCAATATGAAAGTAATTGATGCTTGCTTGCTGTCTGCCCGCGAACGAATAAGAGTTACACTTTAA
- a CDS encoding aldo/keto reductase: MKTISIKGLNKPVSVLMKGSDYFYHDNYEKAAANLDAYFSIGGNSIDTAHIYCGGQSEEVIGRYMQERGNRDQWVILTKGAHHDQNGPRVNKQDIRSDITMSLEKLQTDFIDLYALHRDDPAVPVGEVVEALNEYMASGTVGAIGVSNWTWQRIQAANEYASANGLAGFSFSSPNLSLAKANEPFWTGCVSADAETCAWHEAEQLPLLSWSSQARGFFTGRFSPEIRDNADLVRVFYNDDNWERLERAKQLAASKNVTAIQIALAYVLNQPFPACALIGAQSTEELTSCQEGALLKLSREEMNWLDLTSDQL; this comes from the coding sequence ATGAAAACCATCTCCATTAAAGGATTAAACAAACCTGTATCTGTCCTGATGAAGGGATCCGATTACTTCTATCACGACAATTATGAGAAAGCCGCTGCCAATTTGGATGCTTATTTTTCCATCGGCGGCAATTCCATTGACACGGCCCATATATACTGCGGGGGTCAAAGTGAGGAAGTCATCGGGCGTTATATGCAGGAGAGGGGCAATCGGGACCAGTGGGTCATTTTGACAAAAGGTGCTCATCATGATCAGAACGGCCCCCGTGTGAACAAACAGGACATCCGAAGCGACATTACGATGAGTCTGGAAAAATTACAGACCGATTTTATCGACTTGTACGCTTTGCACCGGGATGACCCTGCGGTACCAGTCGGTGAAGTTGTGGAAGCCCTGAATGAATACATGGCATCTGGAACCGTCGGAGCCATCGGAGTTTCCAACTGGACCTGGCAGCGGATTCAGGCAGCGAACGAATATGCCTCAGCGAACGGCTTGGCCGGGTTCTCCTTCAGCAGTCCGAACTTAAGCCTCGCGAAGGCCAATGAACCGTTCTGGACAGGGTGTGTCTCCGCAGATGCCGAGACCTGTGCTTGGCATGAAGCGGAGCAACTTCCACTGTTGTCATGGTCTTCCCAAGCTAGAGGATTTTTCACTGGGCGTTTCTCACCGGAAATCCGTGATAATGCAGACCTGGTTCGGGTGTTCTACAATGATGACAACTGGGAGCGACTGGAGCGTGCGAAACAGCTCGCAGCCTCCAAAAATGTAACGGCAATACAGATTGCTCTCGCCTACGTGCTGAATCAGCCGTTTCCGGCCTGCGCCCTAATCGGTGCACAAAGTACCGAAGAGCTTACCTCCTGTCAAGAGGGAGCGCTCCTAAAACTGTCGCGTGAAGAAATGAACTGGCTGGATTTAACATCAGATCAGCTGTAA
- a CDS encoding Gfo/Idh/MocA family protein, whose amino-acid sequence MSKVYRVGIIGCGGIANGKHLPSLSKLNSVELVAFCDIVQSRAEEAASKYGIDEAKVYSDYTELLQDDTIDIIHVLTPNESHAEISIASLEAGKHVMCEKPMAKTAAEARSMVEAAKRSGKKLTIGYNNRFREDSLYLKQLCEDGELGHVYFAKAHAIRRRAVPTWGVFLDEEKQGGGPLIDIGTHALDLTLWMMDNYKPKVVLGTKYHELAKKENAANAWGPWDPEKFTVEDSAFGMIVMENGATVMLESSWALNSLEVDEAKCSLSGTEAGADMKEGLRINGEKFSRLYTNNIDLGSGGVAFYEGREESAPDIEMRKWIEAIDKDLEPVVTPEQACVVSEILEALYESARTGKAVYMNENK is encoded by the coding sequence ATGAGTAAAGTATATCGTGTAGGTATTATCGGATGTGGCGGAATTGCGAACGGCAAGCATTTGCCGAGTTTAAGCAAGCTGAACAGTGTTGAGCTTGTAGCGTTTTGTGATATCGTTCAAAGCCGTGCAGAAGAAGCAGCTTCAAAATATGGTATCGACGAGGCAAAGGTTTATTCGGATTACACAGAACTGCTGCAGGACGACACGATTGATATTATTCATGTTCTTACGCCAAACGAGTCCCATGCAGAAATTTCTATTGCTTCCCTTGAAGCAGGCAAACATGTTATGTGTGAAAAGCCGATGGCAAAGACCGCTGCAGAAGCACGTAGCATGGTTGAAGCAGCAAAGAGAAGTGGTAAGAAGCTGACGATCGGTTACAACAACCGCTTCAGAGAAGACAGCTTGTATCTGAAACAGCTGTGTGAAGATGGAGAGCTTGGTCATGTTTATTTTGCAAAAGCGCATGCGATCCGCAGAAGAGCCGTTCCAACCTGGGGAGTATTCCTGGATGAAGAAAAGCAAGGCGGAGGCCCGTTGATCGATATCGGTACCCACGCGCTGGACCTTACTCTGTGGATGATGGACAACTACAAACCGAAAGTAGTTCTGGGAACGAAGTATCACGAGCTTGCTAAAAAAGAGAATGCTGCGAATGCTTGGGGTCCGTGGGATCCGGAGAAGTTCACGGTAGAGGATTCAGCCTTCGGCATGATCGTTATGGAGAATGGAGCTACGGTCATGTTGGAATCTAGCTGGGCACTGAACTCTCTTGAAGTGGATGAGGCGAAGTGCAGTTTGAGTGGTACAGAGGCAGGTGCGGATATGAAGGAAGGCCTTCGTATCAACGGTGAGAAATTCAGCCGCTTATACACCAACAACATTGATTTAGGGTCTGGCGGGGTCGCTTTTTATGAAGGTCGTGAGGAAAGTGCGCCGGATATTGAGATGAGAAAATGGATTGAAGCGATTGACAAGGATCTGGAGCCGGTTGTAACTCCTGAACAGGCATGTGTCGTTTCTGAAATTTTGGAAGCCTTGTATGAATCGGCCCGTACCGGAAAAGCCGTTTATATGAATGAAAACAAATAA
- a CDS encoding glycoside hydrolase family 35 protein, whose translation MTQLQVVNQQFQWDGKPFQILSGAVHYFRVVPEYWEDRLLKLKACGFNTVETYLPWNLHEPQEGQFCFEGLADVEGFVRIAEKLGLHVILRPSPYICAEWEFGGLPAWLLRYPDIKLRCMDEVYLEKVDRYYDTLIPRLVPLLSTNGGPVIAVQIENEYGSYGNDQSYLNYLKEGLISRGVDVLLFTSDGPDNGMLQGGSMPGVLATVNFGSRPEEAFAKLREYRPDEPLMCMEYWNGWFDHWLKPHHTRDAQDAAGVFDNMLQAGASVNFYMFHGGTNFGFYNGANYHDKYEATITSYDYDSPLSESGDVTDKYEAVRSVIEGFREKVALNLPDLAELPSPIPKKSYGTITMTQKADMLDQLPHLSEPVKSIAPVPMEMLGQSYGFIVYSTHISGPRIGESLHLQEVHDRAQIFLDGVYQGTTERWNPKSFPLHIPESGAKLDIVVENMGRVNYGPKLKDHKGITEGVRMNNQFLFDWTIYPLPLEDTSSVLFTDMAAIEERTDRPGFYKSEFDVEDIADTFVRLDGWCKGVVWINGFNLGRYWKEGPQRTLYLPGPLLRKGTNEIVILELHHTDTAQIELVDKPDLG comes from the coding sequence GTGACTCAATTACAAGTGGTAAACCAACAATTTCAATGGGATGGGAAGCCGTTTCAAATCCTGTCCGGCGCAGTGCACTATTTTCGTGTAGTTCCGGAATATTGGGAAGATCGTCTCTTAAAACTGAAAGCATGCGGATTCAATACGGTGGAAACGTATCTTCCCTGGAATTTGCATGAACCGCAGGAAGGACAATTTTGTTTTGAAGGTTTAGCAGATGTGGAAGGGTTTGTCCGGATTGCCGAGAAACTGGGCCTGCATGTGATTTTGAGACCTAGTCCATATATATGTGCGGAATGGGAATTCGGAGGATTGCCGGCATGGCTTCTCCGTTACCCGGATATCAAATTGAGGTGTATGGATGAGGTGTACCTAGAGAAGGTCGACCGATATTACGATACACTGATCCCTCGACTAGTTCCGCTGCTGAGCACGAACGGTGGTCCTGTTATTGCCGTGCAGATCGAGAATGAATACGGCAGTTACGGTAATGACCAATCCTATTTGAATTACTTGAAAGAAGGCCTGATCAGCCGAGGGGTGGACGTACTGCTGTTTACGTCCGACGGCCCGGACAACGGAATGCTGCAAGGCGGGAGTATGCCAGGTGTGCTTGCAACGGTTAACTTCGGATCAAGACCGGAAGAGGCTTTTGCAAAGTTAAGAGAATACCGCCCGGATGAACCGCTGATGTGCATGGAGTACTGGAATGGTTGGTTCGATCATTGGCTGAAGCCGCATCATACGCGTGATGCTCAAGATGCAGCCGGTGTGTTTGACAATATGCTGCAAGCGGGCGCTTCCGTTAATTTTTATATGTTCCATGGAGGAACGAATTTTGGTTTTTATAATGGAGCTAATTATCATGACAAGTATGAAGCGACCATTACGAGCTATGACTACGATTCTCCCTTATCTGAGAGTGGGGATGTAACCGATAAATATGAGGCTGTGCGCAGCGTCATCGAAGGTTTTCGGGAAAAGGTTGCTCTGAACCTGCCCGACTTGGCGGAACTGCCATCACCTATACCGAAAAAGAGTTACGGTACTATCACAATGACACAAAAAGCTGACATGTTAGATCAATTGCCTCATCTGTCAGAGCCAGTGAAGAGCATAGCCCCCGTTCCCATGGAAATGCTTGGACAAAGTTATGGCTTCATCGTATATTCAACGCATATTTCTGGGCCCCGTATTGGAGAGTCTTTGCACCTTCAAGAGGTGCACGACCGGGCTCAGATTTTTCTGGACGGCGTTTATCAAGGAACGACAGAGCGGTGGAACCCGAAAAGTTTCCCACTCCATATTCCTGAAAGCGGCGCCAAACTGGATATTGTTGTTGAGAACATGGGCCGCGTGAACTACGGTCCCAAGCTCAAGGACCATAAAGGAATTACCGAAGGGGTAAGGATGAACAATCAGTTTCTGTTTGACTGGACGATTTATCCGCTGCCATTGGAAGACACATCCTCCGTTCTGTTCACGGATATGGCGGCGATCGAGGAAAGAACCGACCGACCGGGGTTCTATAAGAGCGAGTTTGATGTCGAAGATATCGCCGACACTTTCGTTCGCTTAGATGGCTGGTGCAAGGGAGTTGTTTGGATCAACGGCTTTAATCTTGGGCGTTACTGGAAGGAAGGACCACAACGGACACTGTACCTTCCCGGCCCGCTCCTTCGAAAAGGCACTAATGAAATCGTAATTCTTGAATTGCATCATACGGATACGGCTCAGATTGAACTGGTGGATAAACCGGATTTGGGTTAG
- a CDS encoding IS3 family transposase (programmed frameshift) — protein sequence MTRFSTDEKIQAVMRYQKGSDSLKAIAKSIGIHHTVFLNWIRQYEHHGDEAFKKGYTSYPVQFKLDVLNYMNEFGTSVRETAAVFNIASHSTILSWQRSLELHGMDALQPKKKGRSPMKKESNKQKNQTLVEGSVEALHAEVERLRMENAYFKKVECLSSKQGKITKQDKAQVVYELRNEFSVKALLQLADIPRSTYYYAVKTFGMPDRDTELKDIIQAIYEEHEGRYGYRRIRDELVNRGYRVNHKKVQRLMKVLGLKCLVRMKKYRSYKGTVGKIAPNILERNFYAEKPNEKWVTDITEFKLFGEKLYLSPMLDLYNGEIITYTIGSRPVYSLVSTMLDQACSRLTDEDKPLIHSDQGWHYQMKQYRHALKECGIKQSMSRKGNCYDNAVIENFFGIMKSEFLYLKEFESIAHFKKELSKYIDYYNNKRIKAKLKGMSPVQYRIHAQQVA from the exons ATGACCAGATTCAGTACAGATGAAAAAATACAAGCAGTTATGCGTTACCAAAAGGGATCCGACAGCTTAAAAGCTATCGCAAAATCCATAGGTATTCACCATACTGTCTTTTTAAACTGGATTAGACAATATGAGCATCATGGTGATGAAGCTTTTAAAAAGGGCTATACATCATATCCTGTACAGTTTAAACTAGACGTACTTAATTATATGAACGAATTTGGGACGTCTGTTAGAGAAACGGCTGCGGTATTTAATATTGCGAGTCATAGTACCATTTTAAGCTGGCAAAGGAGCTTAGAATTACATGGAATGGACGCTCTACAACCAAAGAAAAAGGGGCGTTCACCCATGAAAAAAGAATCTAATAAACAAAAGAATCAAACGTTAGTAGAAGGATCTGTAGAGGCTTTACATGCAGAGGTAGAGCGTTTACGAATGGAGAATGCATATT TTAAAAAAGTTGAATGCCTTAGTTCAAAACAAGGAAAAATCACCAAACAAGACAAAGCTCAAGTAGTCTATGAACTAAGGAACGAATTTTCGGTGAAAGCACTTCTACAGCTAGCAGATATCCCTCGTAGCACGTATTATTACGCGGTAAAAACGTTTGGGATGCCAGATAGAGATACGGAGTTAAAAGACATTATCCAAGCCATTTATGAGGAGCATGAGGGGCGCTATGGTTATCGTCGTATTCGTGACGAGTTAGTGAATCGTGGATACCGTGTGAATCATAAAAAGGTACAACGTTTGATGAAAGTATTGGGATTAAAATGCTTGGTACGCATGAAAAAATATCGTTCGTACAAAGGGACGGTTGGCAAGATTGCACCGAACATATTAGAACGTAACTTTTACGCTGAAAAGCCAAATGAGAAGTGGGTTACAGATATTACAGAGTTTAAATTATTTGGAGAAAAGCTGTATTTATCTCCAATGCTAGATCTATACAATGGTGAAATTATTACGTATACGATCGGTTCAAGACCGGTCTACTCGCTTGTTTCAACGATGTTAGATCAAGCATGTAGCCGATTAACAGATGAAGATAAGCCCCTTATTCATTCTGACCAAGGTTGGCACTATCAGATGAAACAGTATCGTCATGCCCTCAAAGAATGCGGTATCAAGCAAAGTATGTCCCGAAAAGGTAACTGCTACGACAACGCTGTCATCGAGAACTTCTTTGGCATCATGAAATCTGAATTTCTGTATTTAAAGGAATTTGAAAGTATCGCACATTTTAAAAAAGAGCTATCAAAATACATCGATTATTACAACAACAAGCGTATTAAGGCAAAACTAAAAGGCATGAGTCCGGTACAGTACCGAATTCATGCCCAACAAGTCGCCTAA